The following coding sequences lie in one Nakaseomyces glabratus chromosome I, complete sequence genomic window:
- the ORC4 gene encoding origin recognition complex subunit 4 (CAGL0I08371g~Ortholog(s) have DNA replication origin binding activity and role in DNA replication initiation, chromatin silencing at silent mating-type cassette, pre-replicative complex assembly involved in nuclear cell cycle DNA replication): MNDDMTIEDGLSAAVKTVKLIPIKRGIDNYEAVETDDLTSILKKSRKHESISKEESDHEFKKLKKHLLKQLNFNLPVDDNVVLPFLEEAEQEIDRMAKQAIIQKESHSAIIVGQREGFKTFLLEHIVSKISKDFSKQFITIKLNGLIHTELTAINSIATQLEEQLSNIENVDGAKQKMTSIVDISQGSLTEVFEKILHLLDVASMSRQIDDSAKSDQSKVTVLFLFDEIDAFAGPVRQTLLYNLFDMVEHARVPVCIFGCTTKLNILEFLEKRVRSRFSQRIVYMPQIGSREQLLQNIKYLLQIHSGTDLKYKEQWNEAVEAALENESTGLYELVKVNDENYRSIPMLRNSLLPMIGTSSNLDQLMHNLNSGEASLRYTQSLLKNNLRDRTLSLSDLELAILISACRVAVKTKDESVNFNLTYAEYESIVKVLNAKIPTMVPKDTEERKNTIVFDSAIKQWPKRDIKNVWESLLSLGFLAEKSDVGLRESAMAVFYASNYQLQGNALPYDLRVYQMQITLHELRRTIPRSSMYYQWTQL; encoded by the coding sequence ATGAATGATGACATGACAATAGAAGATGGCTTGAGTGCTGCAGTTAAGACTGTTAAGTTAATCCCAATAAAGAGAGGTATAGACAATTATGAAGCTGTCGAAACTGATGACTTGACAAGCATCCTAAAGAAAAGCCGGAAGCATGAAAGCATATCCAAAGAAGAGTCGGATCATGAGTTTaagaaactgaagaagCATCTTCTTAAACAGTTAAACTTTAACTTACCTGTGGATGACAATGTTGTATTACCATTTCTGGAGGAAGCAGAACAAGAAATAGATAGAATGGCCAAACAGGCTATTATACAGAAGGAGAGTCATTCAGCCATCATAGTAGGACAAAGAGAAGgtttcaaaactttcttGCTTGAGCACATAGTGTCAAAGATATCTAAAGACTTCAGTAAGCAGTTCATTACTATCAAGCTGAATGGTTTAATCCATACAGAACTGACTGCTATCAATAGCATAGCTACTCAATTGGAAGAGCAGCTAAGcaatattgaaaatgtCGATGGAGCAAAGCAGAAAATGACATCTATTGTTGACATTAGTCAGGGCTCTTTAActgaagtttttgaaaaaatactgCATTTGCTAGATGTTGCATCCATGAGCAGACAAATTGATGATAGTGCTAAATCAGACCAGTCTAAGGTGACTGTGCTGTTTTTGTTCGATGAAATTGATGCGTTTGCGGGACCAGTAAGGCAAACTTTGCTGTATAACTTATTTGATATGGTGGAGCATGCTCGAGTACCAGTTTGTATATTTGGGTGCACAACAAAACTGAACATTTTAGAGTTTTTGGAGAAAAGAGTGAGGAGTAGATTTTCTCAGAGGATAGTGTACATGCCCCAGATAGGGTCTAGAGAACAATTACttcaaaacattaaatATTTGTTACAGATACATTCCGGAACGGATCTCAAGTATAAGGAGCAATGGAATGAAGCTGTGGAGGCAGCACTGGAAAATGAAAGTACAGGACTATACGAACTGGTTAAAgtaaatgatgaaaactATAGATCAATACCAATGTTAAGAAACTCCTTGCTACCAATGATTGGAACCTCATCAAATTTAGATCAATTGATGCATAATTTAAACTCTGGTGAGGCTTCTCTTCGATACACCCAAAGTCTcttaaaaaataatctaCGTGATAGAACATTATCTTTATCAGATCTGGAACTTGCAATTTTGATATCGGCTTGCAGAGTTGCAGTGAAGACAAAAGATGAATCTGTAAATTTCAATCTTACATACGCTGAATATGAGTCTATTGTAAAGGTACTAAATGCGAAGATACCGACAATGGTACCAAAGGAtacagaagaaagaaagaacacCATCGTATTTGATTCTGCAATCAAGCAGTGGCCAAAACGTGATATTAAGAACGTTTGGGAGTCATTGCTGTCATTGGGATTTCTTGCAGAAAAATCAGATGTTGGTTTGAGAGAATCTGCTATGGCTGTTTTCTACGCTAGTAACTACCAGTTACAAGGTAATGCTCTACCTTACGACTTACGTGTATATCAAATGCAAATTACTCTGCATGAACTCAGAAGAACCATTCCAAGGTCATCTATGTATTACCAATGGACACAATTGTAA
- the TIF3 gene encoding Tif3p (CAGL0I08393g~Translation initiation factor eIF4B), whose amino-acid sequence MVPPKKTVKMDLNSFLNDDTFGSSWAEDEVDLNKINIPIENTSANTIPLEDIAAAKKAGAMGGMGMGGGRSRLDPALGGGAKSFEREEYPVPNAPPYRAIINNIPWDISPEGVQAWVEDGLGKEGAVEEVSLPKSIKDPTRLKGIAFITLKEREDLVKALTFNSTKLNERTVYVSVAAPRREGFRSGGDDFDWGSARGSGFQASREEPNLDWGAARGSGFQPSRESRPRREDPDLDWGSARGSGFQASRESRPRREEPDLDWGSARGSGFQGSRDREDRPKREEPNLDWSAARGSGFQASRQREDRPKREEPNLDWGAARGSGFQASRQREDRPKKEEPSLDWGAARGAQFNKATQQGTKKNAAPAKAPEETPKIQKSAFDVLRDEDDEDDETESTTAQQNSGDVEKLTEETKQLNVTEDDGDWEVVGKK is encoded by the coding sequence ATGGTTCCTCCTAAGAAGACTGTTAAGATGGATTTGAACTCGTTCTTGAACGACGATACGTTCGGTAGTTCGTGGGCTGAGGATGAGGTTGATTTGAACAAGATTAATATTCCAATTGAGAACACTAGTGCCAACACTATTCCGCTGGAGGATATTGCTGCGGCTAAGAAGGCCGGTGCCATGGGTGGCATGGGCATGGGTGGAGGTAGATCGCGTCTGGACCCTGCTCTTGGCGGTGGTGCGAAGAGTTTCGAGAGGGAGGAGTACCCAGTGCCCAACGCTCCTCCATACAGAGCcatcatcaacaacatTCCATGGGATATCTCTCCGGAGGGTGTTCAAGCCTGGGTTGAGGACGGTTTAGGTAAAGAAGGTGCAGTAGAAGAGGTTAGTTTGCCAAAGAGTATTAAGGACCCTACCCGTTTGAAAGGTATTGCTTTTATTACTCTAAAGGAACGTGAAGACTTGGTTAAGGCCTTGACTTTCAACTCCACAAAGTTGAATGAACGTACTGTCTATGTCTCCGTTGCAGCTCCAAGAAGAGAAGGTTTCAGATCCGGAGGTGATGACTTTGACTGGGGTTCTGCTAGAGGTTCCGGTTTCCAAGCCTCCAGAGAAGAACCAAACTTGGATTGGGGTGCCGCCAGAGGCTCCGGTTTCCAGCCATCTAGAGAAAGCAGGCCAAGAAGAGAGGACCCAGATCTTGACTGGGGTTCCGCTAGAGGCTCCGGTTTCCAAGCTAGCAGAGAGAGTAGaccaagaagagaagaaccTGATCTAGACTGGGGCTCCGCTAGAGGCTCCGGTTTCCAAGGCAGCAGAGACAGGGAAGACAGACCAAAGAGAGAAGAGCCAAATTTGGATTGGAGTGCCGCTAGGGGTTCCGGTTTCCAAGCCTCCAGACAGAGAGAAGACAGGCCAAAGAGAGAAGAACCAAACTTGGACTGGGGTGCCGCTAGGGGCTCCGGTTTCCAAGCGTCCAGACAGAGAGAAGACAGACCAAAGAAGGAAGAACCAAGTTTGGACTGGGGTGCTGCTAGAGGAGCCCAATTTAACAAAGCTACTCAACAAGGTACCAAGAAGAATGCTGCTCCAGCTAAGGCTCCAGAGGAGACTCCAAAGATCCAAAAGTCTGCATTCGATGTTCTAcgtgatgaagatgatgaagatgatgaaacaGAATCCACTACTGCTCAACAAAACTCTGGTGATGTTGAGAAATTGACTGAAGAAACCAAACAATTGAATGTCACTGAAGATGATGGTGACTGGGAAGTCGTTGGTAAGAAATAA
- the MMS1 gene encoding Mms1p (CAGL0I08415g~Ortholog(s) have role in negative regulation of transposition, RNA-mediated, nonfunctional rRNA decay, recombinational repair, replication fork processing and Cul8-RING ubiquitin ligase complex localization), with product MAERFAGLLRGVDLLRGTDDRSRCVFGTRFEVYKNRIHGYKHTDSRNSKRVPCTLESARRGFVPRRLLTMRVGVNNDEVFRWLDDQGGVPRVAPLEYQTLLVGGSAFKLLGQTKPLEFEGQVYDVGTVRTSLYGDLLLVSAKNTGVVCLCYISEKLNDIFLVDRFEGNCSVSWSFACSKTTNSFAIYDKASGECHVFTVDDSLELQLTGELSLGEPGEVTILKATFLDNNSVSRPQLLLVISRLSLVSYVLIDYDANNMLEDCNYHELPYLSGDVIQDIIPLSRSKCLMYTINSFFLINADQIMSGDLNFPRISKRLLKGTIDWFNAPQLLEYLIAHDQEYYGEFSDAIIIGTAIGNIIALLVSDNGNIEYHTLTRFKGIKALCSADQSLISDHKFKLLVLSFGKSISLTLSLKDIFNFEHYENLPSNLTSNLCDKKTVTSDSENNFDMVLIDPIHSIKESCPEIWLTSPHSVSKLSIENPTRKFRFLGYLEENHQFSTLFPIEIHNTYDKHSSNGIYHTDILALSSYEGYTRVVSINSNGNTNLEDDTIFIPNEKIETLELHKVNESVIQVGRKGIYCRAITSHPSSTVSYEPFGNDSIDQVCFIGNQLFVALRDSKEIWWSSATDDLLLVNNMTKINLVTSDNEIMNFEHITKICAILDTSSNDDIALLVLSLESLKIFKTSTNTAICVDTKLLNEFPSDMVTLGSTVVLFYETRIYAYKLDNYKLRDCKYTSIDNLIGGFKFKKVDNNRLLLYGSKKLYLLDIQNDLTIEEIEVFENLKNDIILDCYFDIKTKKMYSLLYNGIQVSVEGISTYYPKNYTIRHTRNPNKQFLFLSKLNRMLIVNFDIGEWELLKLRNNKTLTLDKCYLTDKHNNLVQSVYELPGSNPNTRILLNYGSSVSIIELRPKKGKIDIGIISSTDIPDIHKHAQIMSSDVVMLYRPGSYSNSERHKHMFILLSGCSHGHLSIDEWFAFDTLHSIDEFIVKDDELYFKTDNGEHIFKVVNNAALKEAIVMKLNIPFECKVEQLLNFSDRIGVVCSSDLRGIAKSQILFFESNRTDFIGKSRKIMSRTRNVSSHDFLETNVGSDDDECIIGYEAWDVNYLDPDNGSDSMDADGRINSSGSSSDDMSIDSDDDISINIDMTVNDQVLRFGPSVGIQQDLDEDGIGSTILSSADATHNNHPVGNNELSNLLDVHHITRGRQFFESVVSRSHDTPLSILQNYRLLNPQVISESDTKDKDQHKEETSEPIYTINFDQSVIRAKSHNDKLYVILFDQSVLVFTSELDANKSDEYLTTETYTSTNCMGA from the coding sequence ATGGCTGAGCGTTTCGCTGGGTTGTTGCGGGGTGTAGATCTGTTGCGGGGGACAGATGACCGGTCCCGGTGCGTGTTTGGCACGCGGTTCGAGGTTTATAAGAACCGTATACACGGGTACAAGCACACAGACTCGCGGAACTCCAAGCGGGTGCCTTGCACGCTGGAGAGTGCGCGGCGTGGGTTTGTGCCTAGGCGGTTACTGACGATGCGGGTTGGGGTGAACAACGATGAGGTGTTCCGGTGGCTGGACGACCAAGGAGGCGTGCCGCGCGTGGCGCCTCTGGAGTACCAGACGCTGCTTGTAGGTGGCAGTGCGTTTAAGCTGCTGGGTCAGACGAAACCGCTGGAGTTCGAAGGACAGGTGTATGATGTGGGGACTGTACGGACGTCCCTGTACGGAGACTTATTGCTGGTGAGTGCTAAGAATACAGGTGTGGTGTGTCTATGCTACATATCTGAGAAGTTGAACGATATATTCCTAGTCGATAGGTTCGAAGGCAATTGTAGCGTGTCTTGGAGTTTTGCGTGCTCTAAAACAACAAACTCCTTTGCAATCTATGATAAGGCCAGCGGAGAGTGCCACGTATTCACCGTTGATGATTCTCTGGAGTTACAGCTCACCGGTGAGCTGAGTCTCGGCGAACCCGGTGAAGTTACCATTCTGAAGGCCACCTTCCTTGATAATAATTCTGTGTCTAGACCACAATTGCTACTTGTGATATCGCGTTTATCCTTGGTTTCATACGTGCTCATCGACTATGATGCCAATAATATGCTCGAGGATTGCAATTATCACGAGCTGCCGTATCTTAGCGGAGATGTCATTCAGGATATAATCCCGCTGAGCAGAAGCAAATGCCTAATGTACACGATaaactctttctttctcatTAACGCGGACCAGATTATGTCTGGCGACCTAAATTTCCCTCGGATATCCAAACGACTCCTAAAAGGCACAATAGACTGGTTCAACGCTCCACAGTTACTGGAGTACTTAATTGCTCATGATCAGGAGTATTATGGAGAATTCTCTGATGCGATCATAATTGGGACGGCAATAGGGAACATTATCGCCTTACTTGTTAGTGATAATGGCAACATCGAATATCATACATTGACAAGATTTAAAGGTATCAAAGCGCTCTGCTCAGCAGACCAGTCCTTGATTTCTGACCATAAATTCAAATTGCTTGTGCTTTCATTTGGTAAATCTATTTCATTGACTTTGAGTTTAAAAGACATATTCAACTTTGAGCACTATGAAAACTTACCTTCAAACTTAACTTCAAATCTATGTGATAAAAAGACAGTGACTTCCGATTCAGAAAATAACTTTGATATGGTACTTATTGACCCAATCCATTCCATAAAAGAATCATGCCCCGAAATATGGCTAACTTCACCACATAGCGTATCAAAACTATCAATCGAAAACCCTACAAGGAAATTCAGATTCCTTGGATATTTGGAGGAAAACCATCAGTTCTCAACTTTATTTCCTATTGAAATCCATAATACCTATGACAAACATTCATCCAATGGCATCTACCACACTGACATTCTTGCATTATCATCTTACGAGGGTTATACAAGAGTTGTGTCCATTAATTCGAATGGCAACACCAACCTTGAGGATGatactatttttattcCCAATGAAAAAATCGAAACGCTCGAGCTTCACAAAGTGAATGAATCAGTTATACAAGTAGGCAGAAAAGGAATTTATTGCCGAGCGATAACTTCTCATCCGTCATCTACAGTGAGCTACGAACCTTTCGGTAATGATTCTATAGATCAAGTATGTTTCATTGGTAACCAACTATTCGTCGCATTGAGAGATAGTAAGGAAATTTGGTGGTCATCCGCAACTGATGATTTATTATTGGTAAACAATATGACTAAAATTAATCTTGTCACCAGCGATAATGAGATTATGAACTTTGAACACATTACCAAAATTTGTGCAATTCTTGACACTTCTTCGAATGATGATATAGCCTTATTGGTACTAAGTCTAGAGAGTCtcaaaatttttaaaaCCAGTACAAATACTGCCATCTGTGTAGACACAAAACTACTAAATGAGTTTCCCAGCGATATGGTAACTTTAGGCTCCACAGTAGTCCTTTTTTATGAAACGCGAATATATGCTTACAAACTCGATAATTATAAACTACGAGATTGCAAGTATACCAGTATCGACAATCTAATAGGCGGTTTTaaattcaagaaagttgataataatagacTACTGCTGTATGGGTCAAAGAAATTATATCTACTTGATATACAAAATGATCTTACCAtcgaagaaattgaagtaTTTGAAAACCTGAAAAACGATATAATTCTCGATTGCTATTTCGATATTAAAACCAAGAAAATGTATTCACTATTATACAATGGAATACAAGTCTCGGTTGAAGGGATTTCAACGTATTATCCGAAAAACTATACCATTCGCCATACTAGAAATCCGAATAAGCAgttcctttttctttccaaaCTGAATAGAATGTTGATTGTTAATTTTGATATCGGTGAATGGGAGCTTCTAAAACTgagaaataataaaactCTCACATTGGATAAATGCTATTTAACTGATAAACATAACAATTTAGTACAAAGCGTCTATGAGCTGCCAGGATCGAATCCGAACACTAGAATTCTCTTAAATTATGGTTCTAGTGTCTCCATCATTGAGCTAAGGCCTAAAAAGGGTAAAATAGATATTGGAATAATATCGTCTACTGATATTCCTGACATCCACAAACATGCTCAGATAATGAGCAGTGACGTCGTAATGCTCTATCGACCAGGGTCATACTCTAATTCTGAAAGGCATAAGCATATGTTTATTCTTTTATCAGGATGTTCACACGGTCATCTGTCTATAGATGAATGGTTTGCCTTTGACACTCTCCACTCAATAGATGAATTCATTGtaaaagatgatgaattatattttaaaactGATAATGGAGAACATATATTTAAAGTTGTCAATAATGCGGCCTTAAAAGAAGCGATTGTGATGAAACTAAATATTCCATTCGAATGTAAAGTAGAACAACTTCTGAATTTCAGCGATAGAATTGGAGTTGTGTGTTCCAGTGATTTGCGAGGAATAGCCAAGTCACaaattctcttttttgaaagtaATAGGACTGATTTTATTGGTAAATCTAGGAAGATAATGTCCCGTACACGGAATGTATCATCTCATGATTTTTTGGAGACTAATGTCGGTAGCGATGACGATGAGTGTATCATTGGATATGAAGCTTGGGATGTAAACTATTTGGATCCAGACAATGGCTCAGACTCCATGGATGCTGACGGTAGAATAAACTCATCAGGTTCGAGTAGTGACGATATGTCAATTGATTCCGATGATGATATTTCCATTAATATAGATATGACTGTTAATGACCAAGTTTTGCGGTTCGGTCCTTCAGTAGGTATTCAGCAAGatcttgatgaagatggaATAGGTTCTACCATTCTATCATCTGCAGATGCCACTCATAATAATCACCCTGTTGGTAATAATGAGCTATCAAATTTACTAGATGTTCACCATATTACTAGAGGTAGACAGTTTTTTGAGAGTGTCGTTTCTCGTTCACATGATACTCCACTGTCAATATTGCAAAACTATAGACTGCTCAATCCACAGGTAATATCAGAATCTGATACAAAAGACAAAGACCAACATAAGGAAGAAACAAGCGAACCAATTTATACCATCAATTTTGATCAGTCGGTCATTCGAGCGAAATCTCATAATGACAAGCTATACGTGATATTGTTCGATCAATCGGTACTTGTGTTCACTTCGGAGTTGGACGCTAACAAATCTGATGAATATCTAACAACTGAAACATATACATCTACCAATTGTATGGGAGCATAA